One genomic window of Glycine soja cultivar W05 chromosome 9, ASM419377v2, whole genome shotgun sequence includes the following:
- the LOC114366925 gene encoding homeobox-leucine zipper protein HOX11-like, which translates to MELALSLGDTSKSFTFLDKAVTLPPNKDPPGFCLAPSFAEKRSDSERGTASGSSDPPVQLDLLPFSPVLRPQQHPPSHLRIPWLTQACGGAARVLDVNLFPAATAEDGDDGTSLSSSPNSAVSPFQMDFCTRNGNAAEFGSRNKREQQEAEGRASDDDENGSTRKKLRLSKEQSAFLEESFKEHTTLNPKQKLALAKQLNLRPRQVEVWFQNRRARTKLKQTEVDCEYLKRCCETLTEENRRLQKELQELRALKSSQPFYMQLPATTLTMCPSCERVATNSTTTNQTSIVNNNASSQIPVELSLSKPRILPFPNGQVQAQAHQIASS; encoded by the exons ATGGAGCTGGCTTTGAGTTTAGGAGACACGTCCAAGTCCTTTACATTTCTCGACAAGGCGGTGACTTTACCCCCCAACAAGGACCCACCTGGGTTCTGCTTGGCGCCGAGTTTCGCCGAGAAAAGAAGCGATTCTGAGAGAGGAACCGCTTCTGGTTCTTCAGATCCACCGGTTCAGCTCGACCTTCTTCCTTTCTCTCCGGTTCTCAGACCCCAACAACATCCTCCCTCTCACCTTCGGATCCCTTGGCTCACCCAAGCAT GTGGTGGAGCGGCGAGGGTTCTGGACGTGAACCTATTTCCCGCGGCCACCGCGGAGGATGGCGACGACGGCACGTCGCTGTCGTCGTCGCCGAACAGCGCGGTGTCACCGTTTCAGATGGATTTCTGCACCAGGAACGGTAATGCGGCGGAGTTCGGAAGCAGAAACAAGAGAGAGCAGCAAGAGGCTGAGGGTAGAGCGAGTGATGACGATGAAAATGGCTCCACGAGGAAGAAACTTAGACTCTCCAAAGAACAATCAGCTTTTCTCGAAGAAAGTTTCAAAGAACACACCACTCTCAATCCC AAGCAAAAACTTGCTTTGGCTAAACAGTTGAATCTCCGTCCTCGTCAAGTGGAGGTTTGGTTTCAGAACAGAAGGGCCAG GACAAAGTTGAAGCAAACAGAAGTGGATTGTGAGTATTTGAAGAGATGCTGTGAGACCCTAACAGAAGAGAATAGGAGGTTGCAAAAGGAACTTCAAGAACTCAGAGCCCTAAAATCTTCTCAACCTTTCTACATGCAGCTTCCAGCCACCACTCTCACCATGTGCCCCTCTTGTGAAAGGGTAGCCACAAATTCCACCACAACCAACCAAACTTCTATAGTTAACAACAATGCTTCTTCTCAAATCCCAGTGGAATTGTCTCTAAGCAAGCCCAGAATATTGCCCTTCCCTAATGGCCAGGTCCAAGCCCAAGCCCATCAAATAGCCTCTTCATGA
- the LOC114367919 gene encoding protein trichome birefringence-like, whose translation MADSTKYIPIGGTLKSNLKTLFPIFKTRKTLTFAYAFSFTFVAFTVFLAFCPSPNTSSPFFTNIFSSTATTTSSASSYKSQLSSIFSFFFHNSTTPSSNSSSSTFNTNTTRSSNSTSQSPQTSKKTFKITPFENQTRTTPPPLTRKIPSDHVVTKEPSSANNNHTRVSDEAKAVKKTNQSSNGVVPAAAPKVSGVGSNKNLSSLVNGGGTEKDVVHSNYTASRVKDEMMESLIKCDFFDGEWVKDDSYPLYEPGSCNIVDEQFHCIQNGRPDKDFQKYKWKPKGCNLPRLDGHIMLDMLRGKRLIFVGDSINRNMWESLICILRNAVKDKSKVYEANGRVHFRGEASYSFVFKDYNFSVELFVSPFLVQEWEVQIKNGTKKETLRLDLVGKSSVQYKNADIIIFNTGHWWTHDKTSKGKDYYQEGSHVYDELNVLEAFRRAITTWSRWIDANINPSKSMVFFRGYSASHFSGGQWNSGGQCDSETVPIKNEKYLREYPPKMRVLEKVLKNMKTHVTYLNVTKMTDFRKDGHPSIYRKQNLSPEERKSPLRYQDCSHWCLPGVPDAWNEILYAELLLKEYQNQHQQKQT comes from the exons ATGGCTGATTCCACTAAGTACATTCCCATAGGTGGCACCCTCAAATCAAACCTCAAGACCCTCTTCCCCATTTTCAAAACCAGAAAAACACTGACTTTTGCATATGCTTTTTCCTTCACCTTTGTTGCTTTCACTGTTTTCCTTGCCTTTTGCCCCTCTCCAAACACCTCCTCTCCCTTCTTCACCAACATATTCTCCTCCACTGCCACCACCACTTCCTCTGCTAGTTCATACAAGTCCCAACTCTCttccattttctctttcttcttccacAACTCCACCACTCCATCTTCAAATTCCTCAAGTTCTACCTTTAACACCAACACCACTAGATCTAGCAATAGCACTTCTCAATCCCCTCAAACAAGTAAAAAGACATTCAAAATCACCCCTTTTGAAAACCAAACTCGAACTACTCCTCCACCACTTACAAGAAAGATACCAAGTGATCATGTTGTGACTAAGGAACCATCAAGTGCTAACAACAATCATACCCGAGTTTCTGATGAGGCTAAAGCTGTAAAGAAGACAAATCAGTCTTCTAATGGTGTTGTTCCTGCTGCTGCACCCAAGGTTTCAGGGGTAGGTTCAAATAAGAATTTGAGTTCTTTGGTGAATGGAGGGGGCACAGAGAAGGATGTTGTGCATAGTAATTACACGGCTTCGAGAGTGAAGGATGAGATGATGGAGTCTTTGATCAAGTGTGATTTTTTTGATGGGGAATGGGTTAAGGATGATTCCTATCCCCTCTATGAACCTGGTTCTTGCAATATTGTCGATGAACAGTTCCATTGTATCCAAAATGGAAGACCTGATAAAGACTTCCAGAAATATAAGTGGAAGCCAAAGGGATGCAACCTCCCTAG GTTGGATGGACATATAATGCTGGATATGTTGAGAGGCAAGAGGCTAATTTTTGTTGGTGATTCCATCAATAGGAATATGTGGGAATCTCTAATTTGCATCCTGAGAAACGCTGTGAAAGACAAAAGCAAAGTCTATGAAGCAAATGGAAGAGTCCATTTCAGAGGGGAAGCCTCTTATTCATTCGTATTCAAA GATTATAACTTCTCAGTGGAGCTTTTCGTATCTCCATTCTTAGTTCAGGAATGGGAAGTTCAAATCAAGAATGGAACAAAGAAAGAAACACTTCGTCTTGATTTAGTTGGTAAATCTTCAGTTCAATATAAAAATGCAGATATAATCATCTTCAACACCGGTCACTGGTGGACTCATGATAAGACTTCTAAAGG GAAGGACTATTACCAAGAGGGTAGCCATGTCTATGATGAGCTGAATGTTTTGGAGGCATTTCGAAGGGCTATAACAACTTGGAGTAGATGGATCGATGCCAACATAAATCCATCTAAGTCTATGGTCTTCTTCAGAGGCTATTCTGCTTCACATTTCAG TGGGGGGCAATGGAATTCTGGTGGACAATGTGACAGTGAAACTGTGCCTATCAAGAATGAGAAGTACTTGAGAGAATACCCCCCTAAGATGAGGGTattggaaaaggttttgaagaaCATGAAAACCCATGTCACCTACCTAAATGTCACTAAAATGACAGATTTCAGAAAAGATGGTCATCCCTCCATATATAGGAAGCAAAACCTATCACCAGAAGAGAGAAAATCACCATTGAGGTACCAAGATTGCAGCCACTGGTGCCTCCCTGGTGTTCCTGATGCATGGAATGAGATTCTATATGCTGAGCTTCTGTTGAAAGAGTATCAGAATCAGCATCAACAGAAGCAAACATAG